The DNA region CATGGACCAACACGCCGGGCTGCTCGCAGAGTTGCGGACCTTCGCGGCCACCGCCGCCTCCGCCCAGTCCCTGATGCAGCACGTCTCCGACACCCTGCACGAGAAGATGGTGCGCTACAACTGGGTGGGCTTCTACCTCATCGACCCGAGCGATCCCGGCTACCTGGTGCTGGGCCCGTTCGCCGGCAGCTTCACGCCCCACGGGCGCATCCCCCTGGACGATGGCCTGTGCGGCGCCTGCGCTGCCAGCGGCAAGACGGTGCTGGTGCAGGACGTGACCAAGGACCTGCGCTACCTGCAAGGCTCGCAGGACACCAAGTCGGAGATGGTGGCGCCGGTGCTGGTCCAGGGCCGGGTGGCCGGAGAGCTGGACATCAACAGCTACTTCGCCAACACCTTCGGCCCCGCCGACCGCCAGTTCGTGGAGGACTGCGCCACCCTGGTGGCCGAGTACCTAGCCAGCCATCCTGCGGGTTAGAACGTCGTCTCCAGCGCGATCTCCTGGATGATGCGGTCGAGTTCGGCCGCCGCCTGCGCCCGCTTCCCCTTCAGGTCGGCGAGTTCGCTGCGCAGCTTGTCCAACTGGTCCTCCTGTGAGTTCAGTTCGCGGGTGTAGCGCTGCAACAGGGCCCGCTCTTCGGCGCTGCCCTTGAGCGCCTTCATGTTCTCGCGCAGGCGGCCCTGGTCCACGGTGATGGTCTCGACCTGCTGCTGGGCGACGCGCATCTGCGCGTCCAGGCCGGAGACCACGTTCTTCTGCGCCAGCACGCGGCGGAAGGCTTGCTCCATCTCCGGGGTGAGCCGCTTCTGCTGCGCCCACAGCTCCACGTCCTTGCTGGAGAGGTTGGTGAGCGCGTACTGGGTCTCCAGCGGATGCGACTCCTCGACCGCCAGCTTCTCCGTGGCTCCCGGCCCGACCTTCACGCGGAAGCGATAGTGCGTGGCCGAGGTTTCCTCCGGCTTCAGGTCGCCCATCAGCTTCCAGTCGTCGCGCACGGGGTGCTCGAGGATGACCGCGCGCGCGCTGGTGTCGGAGTTGCGCACGGTGTAGG from Terriglobales bacterium includes:
- a CDS encoding GAF domain-containing protein, which gives rise to MDQHAGLLAELRTFAATAASAQSLMQHVSDTLHEKMVRYNWVGFYLIDPSDPGYLVLGPFAGSFTPHGRIPLDDGLCGACAASGKTVLVQDVTKDLRYLQGSQDTKSEMVAPVLVQGRVAGELDINSYFANTFGPADRQFVEDCATLVAEYLASHPAG